CTCACCGAAGCTCGCGCTGACTTCCGGCAGGGCATCGACATTCCGCTCGACGAGCCCAGCGACGAGCGCAAGGCCGACGGCCTGACCGCGTTTCGGCGCTACGCCTGCAAGATGGCCACGGGCTCGGGCAAGACGACCGTGATGGGCATGCTCGCGGCGTGGAGCATCCTCAACAAGGTCAACGATCGGAGCGATGCGCGCTTCTCGGACGTTGTGCTGGTGGTCTGCCCCAACGTCACGATTCGTAACCGGCTGCGTGAGCTTGATCCGAACGAGGGCGAGGCCAGCGTCTATCGAACCCGCGACTTGGTCGCGCCGCATCTCATGGCGATGCTCACGCAAGGCCGAGTGCTGGTGACGAACTGGCACGTGTTCGAGCCGCAAGGTGTGCAGGTCGGTGGAGTCAGTGCCAAGGTTGCCAAGGCAGGTGTGCCGGTACGCGTCC
This DNA window, taken from Candidatus Binatia bacterium, encodes the following:
- a CDS encoding DEAD/DEAH box helicase family protein — encoded protein: MSGFEVQQPILCSPFEEPPEHWRIVEGEEPQRMSGRRPAMYFYRPPSRGDEVEPRDGAGTAIELKLVNRIRQRVKEWRTHKPDPYPGVSRTTLELLKYWRRDGRQQRLFFAQLEAAETIIFLTEARADFRQGIDIPLDEPSDERKADGLTAFRRYACKMATGSGKTTVMGMLAAWSILNKVNDRSDARFSDVVLVVCPNVTIRNRLRELDPNEGEASVYRTRDLVAPHLMAMLTQGRVLVTNWHVFEPQGVQVGGVSAKVAKAGVPVRV